One Oncorhynchus kisutch isolate 150728-3 linkage group LG11, Okis_V2, whole genome shotgun sequence genomic region harbors:
- the LOC109899881 gene encoding membrane-spanning 4-domains subfamily A member 4A-like isoform X1 gives MLATFYSALSFFYLSQKCSVPLKDSGHIHCKNISVALSSACPPNHPHTQPSPSCQYLPPLCNICSSTRFCSVSSQMMSVNMVSNISPVGGVRETHSATVGGSKPLHRFIRGEPKIIGIVMLFMGSSLFLLAIPMRMDPLESSAENFTSFWLGILFIICGLLYVFTEKNTSKQLVTASLALSIISILGVTVAFFEFLKGILNMQYYHYRYYYSYDDDITNSTGVDVPWRKHHTGQLLSLEAVFMYQSLVGMVFLIMMTAFARAALQSSKTQAIVVMNNLPSAD, from the exons ATGTTGGCAacattctactctgctctgtctTTTTTCTACCTCTCTCAAAAGTGTTCAGTTCCTTTAAAAGATTCAGGACATATTCATTGTAAAAACATTTCTGTGGCACTATCATCCGCCTGCCCGCCCAACCACCCCCACACCCAGCCGTCTCCCTCGTGTCAATATCTCCCTCCATTGTGTAATATTTGTTCATCGACAAGGTTCTGTTCTGTTTCAAGCCAG ATGATGTCGGTGAACATGGTGTCTAACATCAGTCCAGTAGGGGGAGTAAGAGAGACACATTCTGCCACAGTGGGAGGGAGTAAACCCCTGCACCGCTTCATAAGAGGGGAGCCGAAGATTATTGGG ATTGTAATGCTGTTCATGGGCTCATCACTCTTCCTCTTGGCGATTCCCATGAGAATGGATCCACTGGAGTCCTCTGCGGAGAATTTCACCTCTTTTTGGCTAGGAATCCTT TTCATCATCTGTGGGCTGTTATACGTGTTCACAGAGAAGAATACTTCAAAACAATTG GTGACAGCAAGCCTGGCCCTTAGTATCATCTCTATATTGGGGGTCACAGTGGCTTTCTTTGAATTCCTTAAAGGCATCCTGAACATGCAGTATTACCATTACCGCTATTATTATTCCTACGATGATGACATCACAAACTCTACCGGAGTTGATGTCCCCTGGCGTAAACATCATACG GGCCAGTTGCTCAGccttgaggctgtattcatgtATCAGAGCTTAGTGGGAATGGTGTTCCTAATAATGATGACAGCATTTGCCAGGGCTGCCTTGCAGTCCAGTAAGACACAG GCAATTGTGGTAATGAACAATCTACCATCAGCAGACTGA
- the LOC109899881 gene encoding uncharacterized protein LOC109899881 isoform X2 has product MMSVNMVSNISPVGGVRETHSATVGGSKPLHRFIRGEPKIIGIVMLFMGSSLFLLAIPMRMDPLESSAENFTSFWLGILFIICGLLYVFTEKNTSKQLVTASLALSIISILGVTVAFFEFLKGILNMQYYHYRYYYSYDDDITNSTGVDVPWRKHHTGQLLSLEAVFMYQSLVGMVFLIMMTAFARAALQSSKTQAIVVMNNLPSAD; this is encoded by the exons ATGATGTCGGTGAACATGGTGTCTAACATCAGTCCAGTAGGGGGAGTAAGAGAGACACATTCTGCCACAGTGGGAGGGAGTAAACCCCTGCACCGCTTCATAAGAGGGGAGCCGAAGATTATTGGG ATTGTAATGCTGTTCATGGGCTCATCACTCTTCCTCTTGGCGATTCCCATGAGAATGGATCCACTGGAGTCCTCTGCGGAGAATTTCACCTCTTTTTGGCTAGGAATCCTT TTCATCATCTGTGGGCTGTTATACGTGTTCACAGAGAAGAATACTTCAAAACAATTG GTGACAGCAAGCCTGGCCCTTAGTATCATCTCTATATTGGGGGTCACAGTGGCTTTCTTTGAATTCCTTAAAGGCATCCTGAACATGCAGTATTACCATTACCGCTATTATTATTCCTACGATGATGACATCACAAACTCTACCGGAGTTGATGTCCCCTGGCGTAAACATCATACG GGCCAGTTGCTCAGccttgaggctgtattcatgtATCAGAGCTTAGTGGGAATGGTGTTCCTAATAATGATGACAGCATTTGCCAGGGCTGCCTTGCAGTCCAGTAAGACACAG GCAATTGTGGTAATGAACAATCTACCATCAGCAGACTGA